AgggaaaatgaaaattttaaaatagttataTTGACAAAAAAACAATCGTGTGATGAGGAGACTTGACGTGGAAATGCACAATATATGGCTCACACATGGAAGTAGGTTCAGTTAAAACTTTTGGTAACTAATCTATCAAAGATCTTTAGTGAAGTTGTTATTTGCGCTGCTGTTGATGAATAACTTGCAAATCAAGAGGGATGCTGCTTTCAGCAGGGAGTAGCACCTCATAGTTTACAATGTTTTCCCGTTTTGATGACACCTCTAATTAAGTCAATTTTAAATAATGGGTAACCTACTGTAATACATACTTAATCTGCCTTTCagaatgaatttttttaaaacctCTAGTGATATATTATCAAGGTACCATGTTCCTTCTCCAAATGTTTAATTTCTTATTGTAGAATTATAGATTGATTTCTGCTTGTATGTTAGTAAGCTCAAATTATTTGAATGGGTCAATTGTGGTTGGACGGAGTAAGTTTGGAGTCATCAGATGCTGCAACATACCATTTCAGTtgactaaagcaagcctatttGACTTGCTTCATGTTTATTTTAAAGAAATGAATTGTCAAAGAAGGCAACCGATGCTATCTTGCTTGCAAGATTTGTAATGACTTATATGGACATACCCAGATGTCTTCATCTGAGAGATGTCACCTTAAGGTTGTTTGTTTGAAATATCTATACATTTCATTCAATTGCAATAATTTCAAGTTAATTAAGGCTTTGAATTATTTTCAATGAGAGCATAAAAAAACAAGGTATAAAATAGGGCTGCTGATGGTGCTCCTAGTGTCTGAAGATTCAAAAAGCAACAGCAAATTCTCTTTCAGATCTGTCTATGAACTTGAGCTGTTCTTCGACTTTTGTTGAGGTGTGTGTTGTAGGTGAAAATGTAAGAAATAAAACAGTTTTAATTCTTCATTATAGATATCTAATATGATTATAACTTTTGAGAAACATATGCAACTCAAAAGTTCATCAGATTCATATGGGTGGAAGTTGCTTAACAGAATTCCTGTTGCCTTCTGATTTGGTGAAATGTTACATCCAGATTTGATGGCTTGGAATCAGTTTGTTAACATAAATCTGATTTGAAATAACAAACGAAgactaatatttttttcttagattGAATTATTGTAGTTTATTATCTGGTTACTGCTTTGCTTTTGTCTGTCTTACCTATTGGTGCGGCGCCTCATATTTTCTGTTTGTGTATTTCTCACCACAGCAGTTTAGTCTCTTGCAACAAGGTTGCTAGCATCTTTAGGCAATAACCGACTCTCGACAACATCTTCACTATAAAGTACTTATAGTAGGTTCCTAAAAGGGTAACTAGGGGTGTTTGGCTAGTCAGAGTGATCTGTTGCTTATGAAAATTGATACTGAAACTGTGTCGATGGTGTGAAGGACATCCAATTTTGAGCTGCATGGTTATTCAAGTTTTCAATTTCCATTTAATCCATGGTCAAAATGTTGTCTACTTTTTGTTCTAGGTTTTGCTGGAAGTTAATTCGGAGAATTGCGTGAAACTTTGCTTTCTTTATTGGATTTTCTTGAAGTAAAAGACCAAATTGTTTCTACTTATATTCCATGGTTTCTGGATCATCTACTTGCAGCTGTTATGCAGACTGAAGGGTTCAATTACTTGGAGGCGACGTGCCCATCTTTGCTGTCAGACTTGTTGGCAACTGTTGCTGTGGCGGATGATGACTCTAGTCCTATCAGCAGGAAGAGGAGCGGTAGCAGTAACATAGGGCTCAATTTAATGGACAGTGTTGATTTGAATGGGAGGCGTATGAAAAGGCGGATGTAGCTTGCAATTGATCATAGGATAGTCCGTAAGTATTGTAGTGTCTTGCTGCTTCCTCCACAGACCTTATCGGTTTTCAGATCTGTACATTTGTGTAGTGAAGTGGCATCACTGATTTGATTTGAACTTTAGTGGCTTATAAATAATTCATCTCTATTATCAAGCGGTTGTGCTGTTGAGCTCTTGATTTGACAATGACATCACTGGACCTTACCTGGAGCTTAGAAGGTCTCAGGAAGAAGTCTCTGATGCTGTCTTTGTAAATGATTATGTATATTGATCTGTGTTTCTTCTACTTATGTACAAGACTAGGCTTTACTTAAATCGGCAGAGCGTGGGGCCTTGAGAGATTGAATCCATGTAAGAGCCTGGGGTCACTGTTTGGTGGGAGAAGTCATAAAGTGTGCATAGGTAGAGGGAGAAGCATCAACATGTTctgatttttttccccttcttggACTCTAAGAAAgcctcatgattttttttttcttttgcaaaaaAGAACTTGATCTTCCAGGTATAAAACTTTATTTCTATGTGAACTGGTTGAATAGTTCAGACTATTTCATATAAATTCAATCCTAAAGGCATCATGGCACCCTccccctctcttcttttttttgttttattcttGGTTACAGGAAGGGTAGATCTAAAAATGAAAgatacaatttctttttttactACCAATGCATATTTGGGAAAACTTGATCGTTTTGAggcagaggagagggagagattaTCATGCCTCCGGTTCAGGCCTTCATCGACAAAATCCAAaccaaaatttaccaaacagaGACCAACtgcttgcagcagcagcagcaccaTGTAGCGGGTACTCGCCATGCCAAAGATTAACTATTTGCAGCATTAGCTAGCGCTCTCGCAACAGTCAACACCCCAATGGGAGTACAGAAAGCTGCCAACTAATTAACTAATTTCAGGAAACTAGCACGCAAGCGTCTTCAGCGGCATCAGTTATTGACTAATGAAATGTAGAACTTTTATACGAGTATGAACTAATGACAATGAATAAAAttaggcatttttttttttttgaatggtgagtattcatgtttgctcctaaaagaaagaaagattggTGATACATTGTGGTTGGAAAGATGCTATGGTAGTCTAATTTTCGATGGTCGAGAGAGAGCACAAACAAAAGAGAGATGATATGCTGGTGAGATGAGAGGGAAGGTAGGAAGGGAAGAAATCAGGGGGAGGCATGGTCGAAGAAATCGGAGGAGGGAGGTGGCAAaccataaatttttaaaaatagacaATTAGGAAAAAGGATTAGGAGGATGGTGAGGCTTTGATGATGGCCGGAGATGCTTAAATCTTCTATGCTCTGAAAAAGATTAAGGTACAAGATGAGATAAGTTATATGAGGTATCGAGTGAGTTTAAAAATAGAATATGCGAAAGTAGGAAGCGTAAATCATGTTCGCTTTATTATTTACCTGAACTTAATGAAGAGGTAGGGCTAAGATTAGATCGATACGGATCGGATTTTAGTATATTCATATGTATGTTATTTTGTttgatgaatatatatatatatatatatatatatatatatataattacagATGCAAAActtcatatccatatttattttaaacaaatatggatataaatcggATAGTGGACATATAGACATATATATGGAGATAAgttgaataattaaatattttgactataaaatcaaaaatattactaaataaaaataaattaaattaataatatattaatatttttttaataaaagtttATAAAatgctatataaaatttaatataattataaatgTAATCGAATATTTGGATACAAGAATTGTCTATCCATGCTTCTATTTATGTattttttatgaatataaatattGGTATAGTTATTGGTtggatatttaaatttttatctcaaAAACTAAACAACGCTCTCTGTTGAACAACGTGGCGCAATGGGCAGTCGACACGCGAGTCCTTAGCCCTGGGAGCCTTCCAGAAGCTTCTGGGGAATTCCTGGCCAGGAATCGCCAGCGATCCTCGTGTCGCCACGCGTGGGCCGGCCACCACGTGGGCGTCCGACGTGGCGTCCGCTGATTCTAAGGAAATGATGCCGAGCGAATTACGGCCCTACTGCTTCCAATCTCTCCAACTCTGAAAGCCAGACCTGTGAGTTCTCGAACAAGAGGAcgcaagaaagaagagagagagaagaaggttTACATGGAGAAGATGAATGGtggaggagaagggggagaggagatggaggaggacgggaaggaggagaaggggaaggggagggagagggagaagttgGTGCTGATGTGGGGGTATCTGCCCGGGGTCTCGCCGCACAGATCGCCGCTGCTGTGCCCGGTGGCCGTCCGGATGCCGGAATCCGCCGCCGGAGATGGATGGAAGGATGTCTGTGGAGGCGGATGTGGCTTCGCCATGGCAATCTCTGGTATCCCTTTCAGATCTCTCTTCTTCTATTTCGCTTTCttggtttcttttgtttttctttcttttcttttttttttaatattgatttttgaaaacatAAGATAAGAGAGCGTTTCTTGATCTGAACACACTTTACTGTCGGGACCGATGTAATTATCTCCTTTGCatatttattggaatttttgagCATTTATGGACAGCAGGGAAGAACTTGTTGTAGTATTTGTCAATTTTTTAGACTAGTCGACAGTTTATGAAACTCGCGTTACTTGTTTTGATTCAGATTTCGAAGTTGTATCCCCGTACATGCCGAGTCTTTGATCTTGGATTGTTGcgatttttcccttttttgcaCCCTCTCCTCTGGGATAAGTAATTTTTATGCTTTCTATATGCATattgatgtggggtcggaaccccgacaccagcccacacaccggccgagcagggaaagcatctgcgtccctcccgaggtattgtccgctctgggattgccgcttcgggtctgcgggaggtcgcccagggccggagcccaatgacagtctcaatgacagtcccgagccctgacggcgcgggggtccgcggaggttgccccttaccctcacggttttgtcctataaaaggcgcctcgtgaggaaaggttttaggcctcctcattataaggcacagacctttccgctgattagccgatgtgggactaaactgggaaccccatcccacaacacagccccctcagtgggaaggtctgtgcgtggccggggcccttcctctagcgccatctgatgtggggtcggaaccccgacaccagcccacacaccggccgagcagggaaagcatctgcgtccctcccgaggtactgtccgctctgggattgccgcttcgggtctgcgggaggtcgcccagggccggagcccaatgacagtcccaatgacagtcccgagccctgacggcgcgggggtccgcggaggttgccccctaccctcacggttttgtcctataaaaggcgcctcgtgaggaaaggttttaggcctcctcattataaggcacagatctttccgctgattagccgatgtgggactaaactgggaatcccatcccacaacacagccccctcagtgggaaggtctgtgcgtggccggggcccttcctctagcgccatctgatgtggggtcggaaccccgacaccagcccacacaccggccgagcagggaaagcatctgcgtcccttccgaggtattgtccgctctgggattgccgcttcgggtctgcgggaggtcgcccagggaggtcgcccagggccggagcccaatgacagtcccaatgacagtcccgagccctgacggcgcgggggtccgcggaggttgccccctaccctcacggttttgtcctataaaaggcgcctcgtgaggaaaggttttaggcctcctcattataaggcacagacctttccgctgattagccgatgtgggactaaactgggaaccccatcccacaacacagccccctcagtgggaaggtctgtgcgtggccggggcccttcctctagcgccatctgatgtggggtcggaaccccgacaccagcccacacaccggccgagcagggaaagcatctgcgtccctcccgaggtattgtccgctctgggattgccgcttcgggtctgtgggaggtcgcccagggccggagcccaatgacagtcccaatgacagtcccgagccctgacggcgcgggggtccgcggaggttgccccctaccctcacggttttgtcctataaaaggcgcctcgtgaggaaaggttttaggcctcctcattataaggcacagacctttccgctgattagccgatgtgggactaaactgggaaccccatcccacaacacagccccctcagtgggaaggtctgtgcgtggccggggcccttcctctagcgccatctgatgtggggtcggaaccccgacaccagcccacacaccggccgagcagagaaagcatctgcgtccctcccgaggtattgtccgctctggaattgccgcttcgggtctgcgggaggtcgcccagggccggagcccaatgacagtcccaatgacagtcccgagccctgacggcgcgggggtccgcggaggttgccccctaccctcacggttttgtcctataaaaggcgcctcgtgaggaaaggttttaggcctcctcattataaggcacagacctttccgctgattagccgatgtgggactaaactgggaaccccatcccacaacacaacCCCCTCagtgggaaggtctgtgcgtggccggggcccttcctctagcgccatctgatgtggggtcggaaccccgacaccagcccacacaccggccgagcagggaaagcatctgcgtccctcccgaggtattgtccgctctgggattgccgcttcgggtctgcgggaggtcgcccagggccggagcccaatgacagtcccaatgacagtcccgagccctgacgtcgcgggggtccgcggaggttgccccctaccctcacggttttgtcctataaAAGGCGCCTCATGAGGAAAGGTTTTaagcctcctcattataaggcacagacctttccgctgattagccgatgtgggactaaactgggaaccccatcccacaacacataTTGTCTGAGGAcattatgttttttttattaaactaaTGCGACTTTTGATTGTTACAAGAAAGATGTAGTTGAAGATGAGTATGAACTTGTTTAATTGTCTTGTTCTGGTGAACAAGTGCCCATGGATTTCCTTACGATATAAGAAAAGCTCATGGCTTTCTTAATATTTCAAATCCATTTATGCACAATTTGGACAAGAATGTAGGGGCAGGAAATAGCTTTTCACAGGATTGATTGTGAACTATTCCTAGTGATGACCACTGTCAGGGAGAAAAAAACTGaggtttttttgttgtttttaggCCTTTCGATATATTTTTCTTGTCTATGGTAATGTATGTCAGTCCTTGGATCAATTGATGCCTTTACACAGCTATACAAATTTGAATATTTATTGGTACTAATGGTAGGGAAGGTTACTGATGATTGGTTTATTGCTTTCCCGTTTAAATATTGAATGTTGATTTTGTAATTTAGGGTTCACATTTCCTTCTTTGTTGTATCAGGATCGGGCAGACTCCTTACATGGGGTTCGACGGATGATATGGGTCAAAGCTATCTGACTTCTGGGAAGCATGAGGTACTTAAACTTTTTGATGCTCAAGGTTATTGCCCAGCCGTTTTCCTATTTCTGGAACTTGAACATCTTAAGCAAATGGGTCCTGTCATTTAATCCTCTCAGAAGTCTCCTGAGGCATTTTCTCTTCCAACTGAGGCAGCCATTGTCGAGGCAGCTGCAGGGTGGGCTCACTGTATTGCAGTTACAGGTGCTATGCCTATTTATATTTGTTCTACTGATGAATGGCAATTGGTACTTTTTATAGTTTCTTAACATATTGAAGTGACTTGAGAAATGAGGCGATTCTACATGTTGATGTTACACGTATATTGCCTTCCAATAATTGTGTAGAAAAAAGGTGTATTACTTTTGATAGAAAATATATAATGTCTCATAAATGAGTTACATTGTTAGCTTTCCTGTGCTGTTTTTAGTAGCCTAAAATGTTTCTTTTGACCAGCTTATGGAGAAGTCTACACATGGGGCTGGAAAGAATGTGTTCCAACTGTGGGGATCATAGGAGACCAGTCTTTAGGTGGAACATCAGAGAAGGATGAAAGGCATAGCACATCATTGAACGATCAAGGTGACTGTTGTTTCTTCATTGGCTGTGGGAATATTTGGTAGGAAAACATAAACTGCTTTAGATCAACTGTTTACAGATATAACAAAAGGCAACTTATTACAGGGAGTCCCAGATCACAAATGTCAAGAACAAGTAGGGGAACTGTATCCGGCCCTGAGAGTAGCGGGGGGGAGGAAAGCACAAAGCGTAGAAGGATATCTTCAGCTAAGCTAGGACATGAAAACCCAACATCTGGTGATGAAGCTCTTTCGGCTCCCCCATGTCTACTGACACTTAACACAGGAGTGAGGATTGCCACAGTAGCTGCAGGTGGACGTCATACGCTAGCATTGTCAGGTAACTCAATTTCTTTGTTGAATTAGTAATGTGACTGTAGACTTATTCTGTATATTTTGTAGTTTGTTGTGTTTGAAGGAGGTACCCTCATTACAAAAAGCAGAAAATGCTAATGCGGGCTATttctccaaaatttcagatgtaGGTCAGGTGTGGGGTTGGGGATACGGAGGGGAAGGGCAACTTGGGTTGGGTTCTCGTAACCGCACAGTGTTTTCTCCTCATCCTATACCTTGCATTGAGCCAGCTGCTTATGGCAAGGACCAATCACCTGCAGCTACCAAAGGAAATAAGAATTCAGAAGGGCAAGCTTATAAAGTCACAGGAAGCTGCATAAAGGCAATTGCTTGTGGAGGTCGTCATAGTGTTGTTGTCACTGGTAACATCTGCTGGTCTAACTTCTGCTTTGGCAAAATAGACATTACTGTGGGATTTAGTTTGTTTACTATTTACTCTTGTAATAAATGAACAGTAAATATAAGTAATATTAGTTTTAGTGAAATATCATGTCATCTTGTACTGTCGTTAGGCCATTAACATCTGTACTTCCTTACTGGAAATGATGGTAACAGTAGTTAAGGGGACATACTGATATTTATAAAACTACTTTAGCAAATAGCAATTTTGGCTTGTTATATGAAGCTTTATTTGCTAATCATAATGATTGTTGCCTTTTTTTTAAGGTGGGTACGGACAACTCAGGTTAAGGTCAATATTAGAATCAATGCCCATGAATTTGATAGTGTGATTGTCTTTGTTTTCATGGAAAACTTATTCGGAAGCATCTGGGGAAGGATGAGCCAACTGTAGTAGATTCAACTGGAGGTGAATGGAGCTTAGGCGTGTCTCTAAAGTATTATGCAATGCTGCATCCAGGTGatttatgaaaatattatgAAACAACAGTCGAGCTCAGTAGCTCACTGTAAGTGGATTAGAAAGTTCAGAAAAAAGGTGGGGCAAGAACATTACATGAATGCAACAAAAATGAAATTGTTGATGTAAATTTATGGTGAAATCGAGGGTCATTATAGTTTTGTATGAATGCAATAGTGGAATCTGAAAGTCGCATTGTTATGATAAGTGATTGGTTGAAATTGAAAAGGTGTGACTAGTGGTGTGGTCTCATCTGAAATGTGTAAGGAGAATGATAGATGAGGAAGCCTGCTACTGAAGCTGTGGTTGGATTTGATATTCCCATGATAGCAACATGTACAGACTTTGTTATAACAGGAGAGATAGTTGCGAAAATGTTTGCTGTCCTTTCACACTCTGTTTTATTATGTTGTCTCATTGAATGTTGTTTCATCGTCTTGTCTATTGTTGCTAATTCTTTTGGCTTGATGCTaattcatcatatttttcaACCAGGAAAcacaatcttttctttttaaagttTACTCATCAAATTTAGTAGTTTGATGAACTTTTTATAAACAGAAAGAAAAGCCTGGCTATTTGCTTTCTCAAATATATAGgttttttttcttataatttaattttaaggCATGGACCTTTATAGTTGACACAACATGCAATTTGATAAACAGTAGCAGCTCATAAAAAAGCAATAAACACCTTGTTTATGTGATCTTCCTCACATCTCTCCCCATTGTGTTCATGCACGCACATTACTTCATTGGCATCCTCACTGTTAGGTTGTACAAAATATTCCTAATAAATTTTAGTAATTTTGTTATGCATCTGCAGATACCGGAGCACTGCTAACTTTTGGTTGGGGACTTTATGGACAGGTTAGTTTGTACCACATTTCTTCTGCATCCATGCATCTGCATAGTTTAACTAACATTATCAACACTTTTCTGCATGAATGCACACATTCTTACGTAACATAATATGAATTACACT
The Phoenix dactylifera cultivar Barhee BC4 chromosome 3, palm_55x_up_171113_PBpolish2nd_filt_p, whole genome shotgun sequence DNA segment above includes these coding regions:
- the LOC103704135 gene encoding ultraviolet-B receptor UVR8-like isoform X3, translating into MEKMNGGGEGGEEMEEDGKEEKGKGREREKLVLMWGYLPGVSPHRSPLLCPVAVRMPESAAGDGWKDVCGGGCGFAMAISGSGRLLTWGSTDDMGQSYLTSGKHEKSPEAFSLPTEAAIVEAAAGWAHCIAVTAYGEVYTWGWKECVPTVGIIGDQSLGGTSEKDERHSTSLNDQGSPRSQMSRTSRGTVSGPESSGGEESTKRRRISSAKLGHENPTSGDEALSAPPCLLTLNTGVRIATVAAGGRHTLALSDVGQVWGWGYGGEGQLGLGSRNRTVFSPHPIPCIEPAAYGKDQSPAATKGNKNSEGQAYKVTGSCIKAIACGGRHSVVVTDTGALLTFGWGLYGQCGQGSTDDELSPTCVSSLLGIEIQGIAAGLWHTVCTSVDGDVYSFGGNQFGQLGTGSDQAETLPKLLDAACLENKNAKMVSCGARHSAMITEDGEVFCWGWNKYGQLGLGDAIDRSIPSRVPIEAYHPTNVSCGWWHTLVLAGSPD
- the LOC103704135 gene encoding probable E3 ubiquitin-protein ligase HERC4 isoform X4; protein product: MEKMNGGGEGGEEMEEDGKEEKGKGREREKLVLMWGYLPGVSPHRSPLLCPVAVRMPESAAGDGWKDVCGGGCGFAMAISGSGRLLTWGSTDDMGQSYLTSGKHEKSPEAFSLPTEAAIVEAAAGWAHCIAVTAYGEVYTWGWKECVPTVGIIGDQSLGGTSEKDERHSTSLNDQGSPRSQMSRTSRGTVSGPESSGGEESTKRRRISSAKLGHENPTSGDEALSAPPCLLTLNTGVRIATVAAGGRHTLALSDVGQVWGWGYGGEGQLGLGSRNRTVFSPHPIPCIEPAAYGKDQSPAATKGNKNSEGQAYKVTGSCIKAIACGGRHSVVVTVILLCICRYRSTANFWLGTLWTGNHPPFLVSCNRAVATAKWRRRRRWRRSDGGRSDAAWQRRKKKRRPIETTDRGKDFFFFFFFFFCRVQGTCYSFFFFFF
- the LOC103704135 gene encoding ultraviolet-B receptor UVR8-like isoform X2 — protein: MEKMNGGGEGGEEMEEDGKEEKGKGREREKLVLMWGYLPGVSPHRSPLLCPVAVRMPESAAGDGWKDVCGGGCGFAMAISGSGRLLTWGSTDDMGQSYLTSGKHEKSPEAFSLPTEAAIVEAAAGWAHCIAVTAYGEVYTWGWKECVPTVGIIGDQSLGGTSEKDERHSTSLNDQGSPRSQMSRTSRGTVSGPESSGGEESTKRRRISSAKLGHENPTSGDEALSAPPCLLTLNTGVRIATVAAGGRHTLALSDVGQVWGWGYGGEGQLGLGSRNRTVFSPHPIPCIEPAAYGKDQSPAATKGNKNSEGQAYKVTGSCIKAIACGGRHSVVVTVILLCICRYRSTANFWLGTLWTGIVEKMEKKQSIMLKMRSTCGQGSTDDELSPTCVSSLLGIEIQGIAAGLWHTVCTSVDGDVYSFGGNQFGQLGTGSDQAETLPKLLDAACLENKNAKMVSCGARHSAMITEDGEVFCWGWNKYGQLGLGDAIDRSIPSRVPIEAYHPTNVSCGWWHTLVLAGSPD
- the LOC103704135 gene encoding probable E3 ubiquitin-protein ligase HERC4 isoform X1, whose product is MEKMNGGGEGGEEMEEDGKEEKGKGREREKLVLMWGYLPGVSPHRSPLLCPVAVRMPESAAGDGWKDVCGGGCGFAMAISGSGRLLTWGSTDDMGQSYLTSGKHEKSPEAFSLPTEAAIVEAAAGWAHCIAVTAYGEVYTWGWKECVPTVGIIGDQSLGGTSEKDERHSTSLNDQGSPRSQMSRTSRGTVSGPESSGGEESTKRRRISSAKLGHENPTSGDEALSAPPCLLTLNTGVRIATVAAGGRHTLALSDVGQVWGWGYGGEGQLGLGSRNRTVFSPHPIPCIEPAAYGKDQSPAATKGNKNSEGQAYKVTGSCIKAIACGGRHSVVVTDTGALLTFGWGLYGQVIIHRSWLVAIGRWRRRSGGGVGGGGEATADAVMRLGNGGRRSGGRSRRRTEVRIFSFFFFFFFVACKARATLFFFFFFELQVRVIGSGFSGATRSDTRSSACATHVRCFFFSFSFFFFFFFRNGSELVWRANGSETYPFSWPSSTSDGFVGDAPDFVAVAARRDGDRSGDSGVRSDGRRPATDTHGAVTSSEGRTRLAGDQHKELGHSGAFVGLRRSPAMN